Genomic DNA from Oncorhynchus mykiss isolate Arlee chromosome 2, USDA_OmykA_1.1, whole genome shotgun sequence:
CAATAATGCCCTTTTGACACAATGATCCTGATGAAATGTGGAATAACTCAGTTCTCAGCCAGTGGGCTGTCTGACTTTTTTGGGTTAAAAAAAAGTTTCTGTTAGAAAGCAAGCAATTTTGTCCGTTTTGGAGATTTGAAATGGATCAGAGCAGAAGTGAAACGCTTCCTTTCCCACTGAAAGCTGTGGCTCAGCACCGCATTTAAAGATTATAATGTTCCctgttacatgtaatctgttactacCCAATCTTGGCCATTTCATAGGTAATGATTAGGGGTCAGAGTTGAGGTGTCGGACCTTCTTTAGGTTGAGGCCGTGGGAGATGTTGTCTGCCGTGAGGAAGGCAGAGACCAGGTGGGTGATGGACCCGGCCTCGCCACAGTGGGGCCGGAACTGGAAGGTATTGAGGCCTCGTTCCCTGGGGAAAACAAACAATGACGCGTCACATTACATAAAGACGGAGAAGACATATTTATGTAACAGTAggacaaataaatatatattataccttatattgctgagtctaccttCAATCATAGCAGTAGGCTACACATGGGAATACTATCAATACAATACATGTTTACTTGACACCCTGGTCCGGAGCATGGACTTACTTCCTCAGGTTGTTGAGCACCATGATGTTGGCGTACATGTAGAAGAGGTAGTAACTGTAGGGTGGGTTTTCGCCTGAGGTCCACTCCTCAGGTTTGGGGCTCTTGTAGGAGAACATGTGGTCGCTGTGCTTGGACTCATCATCCACACTGTCGAACCCAGTTACCTACAGGACAGGAGGTGTGGATCTGAGCATGTGCCATAAACTGGTGCACGGTAGACATTCTGGCACAAAATGTCTGCCATGCATGATGCTAGACCCAGGAGGGTGCTACCTATTGGTGGTGGAGGAAGTAGTGAGGTACTCTCATGCACTGTAAGATGCTTTGAGACCCAGGGTAAAGTACCACTGTATAAATGCAATCTAATATCAACATTTTGATTATTAGGATGAATGTGAATTATAGCTCTTTCACCAACATTTCTGACTTGTAGAAGCAGTCTGATAAAGTTTAGCCACCCTGCCGTGTGTTGTAAATACGCACATATTTCAAGAAAACGTGCATCTCCTTGTTCTTTTGTGGATTGACTGTAGCCTTGAACAGTGGGAGGAAAATATTTTCCAGCAGCTTGGCGTAGTTCGGTATTATGTTCTTCGACTTGAAAATGTCACTGCAAGacaaaacaatacatttgtgaAACGGATATCTTTAGACATGTAATTTGCTCGATCACTGTAAGACTGATGATTGATTCAGTTCAACTGTTGATTGATTTGATAATAATGTTGACCACTGCGTTTGTTTGTACAAGTAGCAGCACCATTCCTTCTAGCCTTTGTGCGTCTTACACACCTACCATTAATTGGTATGTGCAAACAAGAGCTGTTAATCAACGGGGTAAAAGTTAAATAACAGCTATTGAATATGGACCATCACCCTGGTTTACAATGTAACACGTCACATTTTATACGTGTCCACTGCCATGGAACCATTACAAGTGGTGTAGTCTTACAAAGACCATTACGGCTGAAGCATTATAGTGTCACTAGTTTTAAAATCAGCATTGAGAGCAGCATTGCCTTTATCTTAATTTTGTCCAGCTTCTGTGCCAGGTTTGGATGTGCATAATTCTTCTATTCGTGGCACTTACTAGATCCTGGGCACCTGGATGACCCAGCGCATGTTGGGGGAGTGCACCTTATGCTGGATGAACCATGAGGCCAGGCTCTCCCACTCGACAGGGGAGCGGCCGTAGATGGACATACGGGGTTCTGCGTGCTGGTACTTACTCTCCTCCAACTCATGGGCCACTTCCTGTTATAGAGGAAGTGAATAGCAGGATGTTAGAGATGCCCATGATAGTGAAGTTGTGCATAAGTTGACGCTATACCTTGATGATGCGAGCAAAGTATTCCCCTTTGATGTAGTTGTCTGTTTTCAGGTAAATCTCTCGGAGTTCGCTGGCTCCCACTGGGTTGTACTTGGAGTTGAACTTGTCAAAGCGGTGGAATGTTTGCCTTCCCTAAGAGTAAACACCATTCTCAGAGAAACTGCTGCCAAGTTACATGGAACCTAGTGCCAAActgcaattgtttacagacttaATTCTGAATATTCATATGTGCATTATAAAGGTGCTATAAACTGCTCATGAACAGTTTAATCGTGAAGCAGAATAGgtgttttaaatgtgttaaaTTGATGTAACCTATAAACTGTAATAACCTAAATACTGTCCAATATTATTTCAAGCATTAGAATATGAAGTGTTTTGGGAACATTCTTACAGCGTGAACGTCCAGGGAGTCCACAGTGAGGTCATAGGGGTCCATGGTCAGGGTGTCAAACACCTGTTTCAAGGTGAGCTTTTGGCCCCCCTTCTCCAGCACCACTCGGTCCGCCTCGGTCTTGTAGGTGGTCTGGATGAACTTCAGCAGGTGCTTTTGGTTCATGCAAGCAGCTGCGTGGATGTGAGTGTCTACCTGCATGTATGAGGAAACATAAGCCAGAAAAAATGTGCCAGTTTGTTCTAAAGCACAGCTTAAGTCAGTGAAATGTAATCATGGGAGTTGTTCAACCCTATTTATTTGTATTACACCTCATATTCTATATATCACCAACCTTCCTGACGTTATAGAAGTCTCTGTGAGGAACACGTTTCAGCTCCTTCAGCTCAGCCATCTCATTCAGCATCTCATGCAGATAGAACTTGGAGGCCATGAAGTTCAGTCGTCTGTGGCAGTAGGTTTTCCTGTGAGAAGAATGATATTAGATGATATTACAAACACCGTAATAGATGGGTCATTGAGAATTGGGCAACAGTCAGTGTGAGGTGATGATGTGGGCGGCGGGGTGTTCACGTGGGCCCGTCGGCGATCATGGCGAGGACATGGCTGAGGTCAATGGCGAAGGTCTCCAGGTCAGGGTAGGGCAGGCTGCGGGGCTGCTGCTGCTTCAGGGCCTCTGCGTCATTGTACACATAAACAATGCCGTCCTTCATCTGCAATGCGTAGTTCAGATCATCAGGGATGCCCTCCGTAGTGTATGGATCCTCCCCCTCTTGAGGGCAGGGGCACATGTCTACAGAGGACAGGATTAGATGGGTaaacagaagggagagaggaaacagCTTAAGAAGAATCTGAGTGTCTCGAGTGGAGTTACTATTCCTTTGGGTCCTTTTCGAAAGCTTGAGCTCAGAAGTAATCAAGGCAAAGCTGTTCCTAGAGCACTTTGATCAAATGTCCTACACTGTAGAACTTGTTAGATTGATGAGCAGGTATTGGTATGTGGTTGATGCCCAGCTGTGTACAGTTTGATTTTCTACCTGGCAAGATCTCCTCCTCCACGTTCCACTTCTGGTTCTCAGCGCTGCGGAGGAACTGGGCGGTGGTCCTGGGGAAGCGATGGTAGGCCAGCCTGGAGTACTTCTCCCTGATAAACAGGGCTTTAATCAGGGTCTTGGCTGCCTGCTCATAGTCCTCCACTGTGATCTGGGAAAAACATGTGTTGACAAGACCATAGGAATTAGAAATGGCCAGCCCATGCCTTGATATAACTTTTCAGCCATTGCATGTAGTAGGAAATGATTTGTGATGTGATTACATGATGAATGAATATATTATTGTATAATGCCCCTTACCCCTGCACAATAGTCTCCGCTAATGGTGACCCTCTGGAACTCTAGGGAGTGGGCACCAGGGGTGAACAGAGGGGCGACCACAGACAAAGCCCACTCTGGACAGATGTTGAGGGAACTGGGGAACTGCTGAGATAACGACTGGGAACGCTTCATTTTGAAACTCTTCTTCCTGGAGAAACCAACATCATACAAGTCGATAGGTGGAAAATACAGACTCTATGCAGACTCCTATTGAAAATCAAGTGAGGTCAACTCCATGATGTTCAAGTCACTTGAGGAAAATTAACCTAACTGACAAAAAGTCAGGAATTTAATTTAAGTTAATTTGACTTGAACGGAATCAAACTGACAATTAGACCCCATTAATTGATTTGTGCCCTCTGACCTTTTAGTGCTCTCTTCAGAGTACTGCTCAGCGATCTCCTTGAGCATCTCTCGCTCCCGGACCTGGTTCATGCCGATGGGACAGTCCTCGGACACCGTGTACATGGACAGGGAATCCTTGGTGTCCTCCTCCTTCAGTGCCGAGGCATACACCTTCTCTGCCAGCAGACGCACTGACTCATCCACCTCGCTCAGCAAGACCTTGGGGAACTGACGCGGCATCTCTACTGAAACAGACGAATACACAGGAGTTTTTATTATGCAGGATTGATCGAGCACACTGTATACATGAAATATAATGTCCTTTTTTAGGTTTAACACACATGGTTGTGACATATGCTCAATGTCCTTAAAATGGATTTATAAATTACGTATAAATGAAGACTCACCCACCCAGCCTCTCTGTGTCCAATTAT
This window encodes:
- the LOC110499075 gene encoding AMP deaminase 3 isoform X1, with amino-acid sequence MKRRDTPQFKQKSTHNLGKIEMPRQFPKVLLSEVDESVRLLAEKVYASALKEEDTKDSLSMYTVSEDCPIGMNQVREREMLKEIAEQYSEESTKRKKSFKMKRSQSLSQQFPSSLNICPEWALSVVAPLFTPGAHSLEFQRVTISGDYCAGITVEDYEQAAKTLIKALFIREKYSRLAYHRFPRTTAQFLRSAENQKWNVEEEILPDMCPCPQEGEDPYTTEGIPDDLNYALQMKDGIVYVYNDAEALKQQQPRSLPYPDLETFAIDLSHVLAMIADGPTKTYCHRRLNFMASKFYLHEMLNEMAELKELKRVPHRDFYNVRKVDTHIHAAACMNQKHLLKFIQTTYKTEADRVVLEKGGQKLTLKQVFDTLTMDPYDLTVDSLDVHAGRQTFHRFDKFNSKYNPVGASELREIYLKTDNYIKGEYFARIIKEVAHELEESKYQHAEPRMSIYGRSPVEWESLASWFIQHKVHSPNMRWVIQVPRIYDIFKSKNIIPNYAKLLENIFLPLFKATVNPQKNKEMHVFLKYVTGFDSVDDESKHSDHMFSYKSPKPEEWTSGENPPYSYYLFYMYANIMVLNNLRKERGLNTFQFRPHCGEAGSITHLVSAFLTADNISHGLNLKKSPVLQYLYYLAQVPIAMSPLSNNSLFLEYSKNPLKEFLQKGLCVSLSTDDPMQFHYTKEALMEEYAIAAQLWKLSTCDTCEIARNSVLQSGLSHQEKMHFLGPNYLQDGPEGNDIRRTNVAQIRMAYRHETLCNELSFLVEAVKTEASGTQVE
- the LOC110499075 gene encoding AMP deaminase 3 isoform X5, with amino-acid sequence MPRQFPKVLLSEVDESVRLLAEKVYASALKEEDTKDSLSMYTVSEDCPIGMNQVREREMLKEIAEQYSEESTKRKKSFKMKRSQSLSQQFPSSLNICPEWALSVVAPLFTPGAHSLEFQRVTISGDYCAGITVEDYEQAAKTLIKALFIREKYSRLAYHRFPRTTAQFLRSAENQKWNVEEEILPDMCPCPQEGEDPYTTEGIPDDLNYALQMKDGIVYVYNDAEALKQQQPRSLPYPDLETFAIDLSHVLAMIADGPTKTYCHRRLNFMASKFYLHEMLNEMAELKELKRVPHRDFYNVRKVDTHIHAAACMNQKHLLKFIQTTYKTEADRVVLEKGGQKLTLKQVFDTLTMDPYDLTVDSLDVHAGRQTFHRFDKFNSKYNPVGASELREIYLKTDNYIKGEYFARIIKEVAHELEESKYQHAEPRMSIYGRSPVEWESLASWFIQHKVHSPNMRWVIQVPRIYDIFKSKNIIPNYAKLLENIFLPLFKATVNPQKNKEMHVFLKYVTGFDSVDDESKHSDHMFSYKSPKPEEWTSGENPPYSYYLFYMYANIMVLNNLRKERGLNTFQFRPHCGEAGSITHLVSAFLTADNISHGLNLKKSPVLQYLYYLAQVPIAMSPLSNNSLFLEYSKNPLKEFLQKGLCVSLSTDDPMQFHYTKEALMEEYAIAAQLWKLSTCDTCEIARNSVLQSGLSHQEKMHFLGPNYLQDGPEGNDIRRTNVAQIRMAYRHETLCNELSFLVEAVKTEASGTQVE
- the LOC110499075 gene encoding AMP deaminase 3 isoform X4, whose amino-acid sequence is MARMTAEEMPRQFPKVLLSEVDESVRLLAEKVYASALKEEDTKDSLSMYTVSEDCPIGMNQVREREMLKEIAEQYSEESTKRKKSFKMKRSQSLSQQFPSSLNICPEWALSVVAPLFTPGAHSLEFQRVTISGDYCAGITVEDYEQAAKTLIKALFIREKYSRLAYHRFPRTTAQFLRSAENQKWNVEEEILPDMCPCPQEGEDPYTTEGIPDDLNYALQMKDGIVYVYNDAEALKQQQPRSLPYPDLETFAIDLSHVLAMIADGPTKTYCHRRLNFMASKFYLHEMLNEMAELKELKRVPHRDFYNVRKVDTHIHAAACMNQKHLLKFIQTTYKTEADRVVLEKGGQKLTLKQVFDTLTMDPYDLTVDSLDVHAGRQTFHRFDKFNSKYNPVGASELREIYLKTDNYIKGEYFARIIKEVAHELEESKYQHAEPRMSIYGRSPVEWESLASWFIQHKVHSPNMRWVIQVPRIYDIFKSKNIIPNYAKLLENIFLPLFKATVNPQKNKEMHVFLKYVTGFDSVDDESKHSDHMFSYKSPKPEEWTSGENPPYSYYLFYMYANIMVLNNLRKERGLNTFQFRPHCGEAGSITHLVSAFLTADNISHGLNLKKSPVLQYLYYLAQVPIAMSPLSNNSLFLEYSKNPLKEFLQKGLCVSLSTDDPMQFHYTKEALMEEYAIAAQLWKLSTCDTCEIARNSVLQSGLSHQEKMHFLGPNYLQDGPEGNDIRRTNVAQIRMAYRHETLCNELSFLVEAVKTEASGTQVE
- the LOC110499075 gene encoding AMP deaminase 3 isoform X3 → MARMTAEVEMPRQFPKVLLSEVDESVRLLAEKVYASALKEEDTKDSLSMYTVSEDCPIGMNQVREREMLKEIAEQYSEESTKRKKSFKMKRSQSLSQQFPSSLNICPEWALSVVAPLFTPGAHSLEFQRVTISGDYCAGITVEDYEQAAKTLIKALFIREKYSRLAYHRFPRTTAQFLRSAENQKWNVEEEILPDMCPCPQEGEDPYTTEGIPDDLNYALQMKDGIVYVYNDAEALKQQQPRSLPYPDLETFAIDLSHVLAMIADGPTKTYCHRRLNFMASKFYLHEMLNEMAELKELKRVPHRDFYNVRKVDTHIHAAACMNQKHLLKFIQTTYKTEADRVVLEKGGQKLTLKQVFDTLTMDPYDLTVDSLDVHAGRQTFHRFDKFNSKYNPVGASELREIYLKTDNYIKGEYFARIIKEVAHELEESKYQHAEPRMSIYGRSPVEWESLASWFIQHKVHSPNMRWVIQVPRIYDIFKSKNIIPNYAKLLENIFLPLFKATVNPQKNKEMHVFLKYVTGFDSVDDESKHSDHMFSYKSPKPEEWTSGENPPYSYYLFYMYANIMVLNNLRKERGLNTFQFRPHCGEAGSITHLVSAFLTADNISHGLNLKKSPVLQYLYYLAQVPIAMSPLSNNSLFLEYSKNPLKEFLQKGLCVSLSTDDPMQFHYTKEALMEEYAIAAQLWKLSTCDTCEIARNSVLQSGLSHQEKMHFLGPNYLQDGPEGNDIRRTNVAQIRMAYRHETLCNELSFLVEAVKTEASGTQVE
- the LOC110499075 gene encoding AMP deaminase 3 isoform X2, translating into MKRRDTPQFKQKSTHNLGKKMPRQFPKVLLSEVDESVRLLAEKVYASALKEEDTKDSLSMYTVSEDCPIGMNQVREREMLKEIAEQYSEESTKRKKSFKMKRSQSLSQQFPSSLNICPEWALSVVAPLFTPGAHSLEFQRVTISGDYCAGITVEDYEQAAKTLIKALFIREKYSRLAYHRFPRTTAQFLRSAENQKWNVEEEILPDMCPCPQEGEDPYTTEGIPDDLNYALQMKDGIVYVYNDAEALKQQQPRSLPYPDLETFAIDLSHVLAMIADGPTKTYCHRRLNFMASKFYLHEMLNEMAELKELKRVPHRDFYNVRKVDTHIHAAACMNQKHLLKFIQTTYKTEADRVVLEKGGQKLTLKQVFDTLTMDPYDLTVDSLDVHAGRQTFHRFDKFNSKYNPVGASELREIYLKTDNYIKGEYFARIIKEVAHELEESKYQHAEPRMSIYGRSPVEWESLASWFIQHKVHSPNMRWVIQVPRIYDIFKSKNIIPNYAKLLENIFLPLFKATVNPQKNKEMHVFLKYVTGFDSVDDESKHSDHMFSYKSPKPEEWTSGENPPYSYYLFYMYANIMVLNNLRKERGLNTFQFRPHCGEAGSITHLVSAFLTADNISHGLNLKKSPVLQYLYYLAQVPIAMSPLSNNSLFLEYSKNPLKEFLQKGLCVSLSTDDPMQFHYTKEALMEEYAIAAQLWKLSTCDTCEIARNSVLQSGLSHQEKMHFLGPNYLQDGPEGNDIRRTNVAQIRMAYRHETLCNELSFLVEAVKTEASGTQVE